In a genomic window of Passer domesticus isolate bPasDom1 chromosome 3, bPasDom1.hap1, whole genome shotgun sequence:
- the RAB4A gene encoding ras-related protein Rab-4A, which yields MSQSAMSETYDFLFKFLVIGNAGTGKSCLLHQFIEKKFKDDSNHTIGVEFGSKIINVGGKYVKLQIWDTAGQERFRSVTRSYYRGAAGALLVYDITSRETYNALTNWLTDARMLASQNIVIILCGNKKDLDADREVTFLEASRFAQENELMFLETSALTGENVEEAFVQCARKILNKIESGELDPERMGSGIQYGDAALRQLRSPRRAQAQSAQDCGC from the exons ATTTTCTGTTTAAGTTCTTGGTGATAGGAAATGCTGGAACTGGAAAATCCTGTTTGCTACACCAATTTATTGAAAAGAAAT TCAAAGATGACTCAAATCATACTATAGGAGTGGAATTCGGTTCAAAGATCATAAATGTTGGTGGTAAATATGTAAAATTGCAGATATGGGATACAGCAGGACAAGAGCGGTTCAG GTCTGTAACAAGGAGTTACTacagaggggctgcaggtgctTTGCTTGTCTATGATATAACCAG CCGGGAAACCTACAATGCACTTACTAATTGGTTGACGGATGCAAGAATGTTAGCAAGTCAAAATATTGTGATAATACTGTGTGGAAACAAAAAGGATCTTGATGCAGATCGTGAAGTCACTTTTTTAGAAGCATCCCGGTTTGCACAGGAAAATG AACTGATGTTCTTGGAAACAAGTGCTCTGACGGGGGAAAATGTGGAAGAGGCCTTTGTACAGTGTGCGAGGAAAATACTCAATAAAATTGAATCAG GAGAATTGGATCCAGAAAGAATGGGCTCAGGGATTCAGTATGGAGATGCTGCCTTGAGACAGCTGAGGTCACCACGCAGAGCACAAGCACAAAGTGCTCAAGACTGTGGGTgttag